One Pseudomonas brassicacearum genomic region harbors:
- a CDS encoding PhzF family phenazine biosynthesis protein, translating to MASRFEFKQLDVFSAVPLKGNPLAVVLGADEISDERMVAFANWTNLSETTFLLEPRHPEADYRVRIFTTSTELPFAGHPTLGSCHAWLEAGGVPKGREIVQECGVGLVRIRRSDYGLAFLAPPLLKSGPLETDLLERVCQGLGLAAEAIVEAQWVDNGAGWLAVMLKDRQQVLTLKPDYHQLLDLAVGVIAPWDPAVDGDEAQFEVRGFIAGDGMPEDPATGSLNAGLAQWMLGKGLAPASYVVSQGLTMGRAGRIHVEQLGDDVWIGGAVVTCINGSLTL from the coding sequence ATGGCCAGCCGATTCGAATTCAAGCAACTGGATGTGTTCAGCGCCGTGCCGCTCAAGGGCAATCCACTGGCGGTGGTGCTCGGCGCGGATGAGATCAGTGATGAGCGCATGGTCGCGTTTGCCAACTGGACCAACCTCAGCGAAACCACGTTCCTGCTGGAGCCACGGCATCCGGAGGCCGATTACCGGGTGCGAATTTTCACCACGTCGACCGAGTTGCCGTTTGCCGGTCATCCGACTCTGGGCAGTTGTCACGCCTGGCTCGAAGCCGGAGGCGTGCCGAAAGGGCGGGAGATCGTGCAGGAATGTGGCGTCGGCCTGGTCAGGATCCGCCGTAGCGATTATGGATTGGCGTTCCTGGCGCCACCCTTGCTCAAGTCCGGTCCGCTGGAAACCGACCTGTTGGAGCGGGTGTGCCAGGGGCTCGGGCTGGCGGCCGAGGCGATTGTCGAGGCGCAATGGGTTGATAACGGCGCCGGTTGGCTGGCCGTGATGCTCAAGGATCGCCAGCAGGTGTTGACGCTCAAGCCCGATTATCATCAATTGCTGGATCTGGCCGTGGGCGTCATCGCCCCTTGGGATCCGGCGGTGGACGGCGATGAGGCGCAATTTGAAGTGCGCGGTTTCATTGCCGGTGACGGCATGCCGGAGGATCCAGCCACCGGCAGCCTGAACGCCGGGCTTGCCCAGTGGATGCTGGGCAAGGGGCTGGCCCCTGCGTCCTATGTGGTCAGCCAGGGACTGACGATGGGCCGGGCCGGGCGCATTCATGTCGAGCAGTTGGGGGATGACGTCTGGATTGGCGGCGCAGTGGTGACTTGCATCAATGGCTCGCTGACCTTGTGA
- a CDS encoding glutathione binding-like protein — translation MPDLTSFPITQKWPAQYPEWLQLYSLPTPNGVKVSIMLEEIGLPYEPHKVDFGSNDQLSPEFLSLNPNNKIPAILDPHGPGDKPLALFESGAILIYLADKSGQLLAQESAARYETIQWLMFQMGGIGPMFGQLGFFNKFAGKDYEDKRPRDRYVEESKRLLKVLDGRLEGRDWIMGERYTIADIATFPWVRNLIGFYEAGDLVGIQNFPNVTRVLERFLARPAVARGLKIPE, via the coding sequence ATGCCCGATCTAACCTCATTCCCCATCACCCAAAAATGGCCCGCCCAATACCCGGAGTGGCTCCAGCTCTATTCCCTGCCAACGCCCAACGGCGTGAAAGTCTCGATCATGCTGGAGGAGATTGGCCTGCCCTATGAACCCCACAAAGTGGACTTTGGCAGCAACGACCAGTTGTCCCCCGAGTTCCTTTCCCTGAACCCCAATAACAAGATCCCGGCGATTCTCGACCCTCATGGGCCAGGGGATAAGCCGTTGGCGTTGTTCGAGTCGGGGGCGATCCTGATTTATCTGGCGGACAAAAGTGGCCAGTTGTTGGCCCAGGAGTCGGCGGCGCGCTATGAGACGATTCAGTGGCTGATGTTTCAGATGGGCGGTATCGGGCCGATGTTCGGGCAACTGGGATTCTTCAACAAGTTCGCCGGCAAGGACTACGAGGACAAGCGGCCTCGCGATCGTTATGTCGAGGAAAGCAAACGCCTGCTCAAGGTGCTCGACGGTCGTCTCGAAGGACGGGACTGGATCATGGGCGAGCGCTACACCATCGCCGATATCGCCACGTTTCCCTGGGTGCGTAACTTGATCGGTTTTTATGAGGCCGGTGATTTGGTGGGTATCCAGAACTTTCCCAATGTGACACGGGTGTTGGAGCGTTTCCTGGCGCGACCGGCCGTGGCGCGTGGGCTGAAGATCCCGGAATGA